One Macadamia integrifolia cultivar HAES 741 unplaced genomic scaffold, SCU_Mint_v3 scaffold1982, whole genome shotgun sequence DNA segment encodes these proteins:
- the LOC122065354 gene encoding transcription factor bHLH123-like isoform X1, giving the protein MGDEFQAGICSGNWWNSSRSGVSGGSCSSPCSTVLNDMGSFGWGSEARSSCEETTAASVSDSSMVFQHTQKQQIQTPVDSIGGGGGGSGGGGILMDSTLQMMGFGPSSLTMDWNQALLNRGSGGRSEETNFHSMLQDELSSRPNFKPEMGMESPPTHRVQRDWSPKSSFSGVGEDSSSLNAQINQVFPMDHHQQLRLNSSSADCTVSSQGIPSSFPSFGCNSPALLQGLFDAQETQLQLQQHQQQSTFETHRSISNPSPNYRINNSEFASPLPSWAKFPAFLKTSPPKQQQQYQHQPSSQFHFTNNAPYWNASAAPMNDARSSFFPSPHTQFLSTSFEEKPSCSSLTTLTTTKSGTEEVRDSGSVAKKGNSEPAYKRPRIETPSPLPTFKVRKEKLGDRITALQQLVSPFGKTDTASVLFEAIEYIKFLHEQVSVLSTPYMKNGAPTQHQQSSDKLKDGEGPKQDLRSRGLCLVPISSTFPVTNETAADFWTPTFGETYR; this is encoded by the exons ATGGGAGACGAATTTCAGGCAGGAATTTGCAGTGGAAACTGGTGGAATTCAAGTAGAAGTGGAGTAAGCGGGGGTTCATGTTCATCACCATGTTCCACGGTATTGAATGATATGGGAAGCTTTGGATGGGGAAGTGAAGCCAGATCATCTTGTGAGGAGACGACCGCGGCTTCAGTTTCTGATAGCTCCATGGTTTTCCAACATACACAAAAACAGCAAATCCAAACTCCGGTGGATTCtattggtggtggtggcggtggcagCGGCGGCGGCGGCATCCTGATGGATTCTACGTTGCAAATGATGGGTTTTGGACCTTCTTCCCTCACAATGGATTGGAACCAAGCTTTACT TAATAGAGGCAGTGGTGGAAGAAGTGAAGAGACTAATTTCCATTCTATGCTTCAAGATGAGTTGAGTTCAAGACCCAATTTTAAGCCAGAAATGGGGATGGAGTCTCCTCCAACTCATCGAGTCCAGAGAGATTGGAGCCCCAAGAGTAGTTTCTCTGGAGTTGGTGAAGATTCCTCTTCcttgaatgcccaaataaatcaGGTCTTCCCTATGGACCACCATCAGCAACTGAGGCTAAATTCCAGCTCCGCCGATTGTACTGTTAGCAGTCAAGGTATACCCTCAAGTTTTCCTTCTTTCGGATGCAATTCACCGGCGTTATTGCAAGGCCTATTCGACGCACAAGAGAcccaacttcaacttcaacaacatcaacaacagTCCACCTTTGAAACTCATCGATCTATCAGCAATCCAAGTCCAAACTACCGCATTAACAATAGTGAATTTGCCTCGCCGTTGCCATCTTGGGCTAAATTTCCAGCTTTCCTGAAAACATCTCCACCgaaacagcagcagcagtatcAGCACCAACCCTCTAGTCAGTTCCACTTCACCAACAACGCTCCTTACTGGAACGCCTCTGCCGCCCCCATGAATGATGCTCGCTCTAGCTTCTTCCCTTCTCCGCATACACAATTTCTTTCAACATCCTTTGAGGAGAAACCCAGTTGCAGTAGCCTCACGACCCTCACCACCACAAAG TCTGGTACGGAAGAAGTTCGTGATTCAGGGTCAGTGGCTAAGAAAGGCAACAGTGAACCCGCATACAAAAGGCCTCGGATTGAGACACCGTCGCCATTACCAACTTTTAAG gttaggaaagagaaattaggGGACAGAATTACAGCTCTCCAACAACTGGTTTCACCTTTCGGAAAG ACTGATACAGCATCTGTGCTCTTTGAAGCCATAGAGTACATCAAGTTCCTCCATGAGCAAGTCAGT GTTTTGAGCACACCATATATGAAGAATGGAGCTCCCACACAACACCAGCAG AGTTCTGATAAATTGAAGGATGGTGAAGGGCCCAAACAAGATCTTAGGAGCCGTGGACTATGTCTGGTTCCAATCTCAAGTACCTTCCCAGTTACAAATGAAACTGCAGCTGATTTCTGGACGCCTACGTTTGGGGAAACttacaggtag
- the LOC122065354 gene encoding transcription factor bHLH123-like isoform X2: MGDEFQAGICSGNWWNSSRSGVSGGSCSSPCSTVLNDMGSFGWGSEARSSCEETTAASVSDSSMVFQHTQKQQIQTPVDSIGGGGGGSGGGGILMDSTLQMMGFGPSSLTMDWNQALLNRGSGGRSEETNFHSMLQDELSSRPNFKPEMGMESPPTHRVQRDWSPKSSFSGVGEDSSSLNAQINQVFPMDHHQQLRLNSSSADCTVSSQGIPSSFPSFGCNSPALLQGLFDAQETQLQLQQHQQQSTFETHRSISNPSPNYRINNSEFASPLPSWAKFPAFLKTSPPKQQQQYQHQPSSQFHFTNNAPYWNASAAPMNDARSSFFPSPHTQFLSTSFEEKPSCSSLTTLTTTKSGTEEVRDSGSVAKKGNSEPAYKRPRIETPSPLPTFKVRKEKLGDRITALQQLVSPFGKTDTASVLFEAIEYIKFLHEQVLSTPYMKNGAPTQHQQSSDKLKDGEGPKQDLRSRGLCLVPISSTFPVTNETAADFWTPTFGETYR, from the exons ATGGGAGACGAATTTCAGGCAGGAATTTGCAGTGGAAACTGGTGGAATTCAAGTAGAAGTGGAGTAAGCGGGGGTTCATGTTCATCACCATGTTCCACGGTATTGAATGATATGGGAAGCTTTGGATGGGGAAGTGAAGCCAGATCATCTTGTGAGGAGACGACCGCGGCTTCAGTTTCTGATAGCTCCATGGTTTTCCAACATACACAAAAACAGCAAATCCAAACTCCGGTGGATTCtattggtggtggtggcggtggcagCGGCGGCGGCGGCATCCTGATGGATTCTACGTTGCAAATGATGGGTTTTGGACCTTCTTCCCTCACAATGGATTGGAACCAAGCTTTACT TAATAGAGGCAGTGGTGGAAGAAGTGAAGAGACTAATTTCCATTCTATGCTTCAAGATGAGTTGAGTTCAAGACCCAATTTTAAGCCAGAAATGGGGATGGAGTCTCCTCCAACTCATCGAGTCCAGAGAGATTGGAGCCCCAAGAGTAGTTTCTCTGGAGTTGGTGAAGATTCCTCTTCcttgaatgcccaaataaatcaGGTCTTCCCTATGGACCACCATCAGCAACTGAGGCTAAATTCCAGCTCCGCCGATTGTACTGTTAGCAGTCAAGGTATACCCTCAAGTTTTCCTTCTTTCGGATGCAATTCACCGGCGTTATTGCAAGGCCTATTCGACGCACAAGAGAcccaacttcaacttcaacaacatcaacaacagTCCACCTTTGAAACTCATCGATCTATCAGCAATCCAAGTCCAAACTACCGCATTAACAATAGTGAATTTGCCTCGCCGTTGCCATCTTGGGCTAAATTTCCAGCTTTCCTGAAAACATCTCCACCgaaacagcagcagcagtatcAGCACCAACCCTCTAGTCAGTTCCACTTCACCAACAACGCTCCTTACTGGAACGCCTCTGCCGCCCCCATGAATGATGCTCGCTCTAGCTTCTTCCCTTCTCCGCATACACAATTTCTTTCAACATCCTTTGAGGAGAAACCCAGTTGCAGTAGCCTCACGACCCTCACCACCACAAAG TCTGGTACGGAAGAAGTTCGTGATTCAGGGTCAGTGGCTAAGAAAGGCAACAGTGAACCCGCATACAAAAGGCCTCGGATTGAGACACCGTCGCCATTACCAACTTTTAAG gttaggaaagagaaattaggGGACAGAATTACAGCTCTCCAACAACTGGTTTCACCTTTCGGAAAG ACTGATACAGCATCTGTGCTCTTTGAAGCCATAGAGTACATCAAGTTCCTCCATGAGCAA GTTTTGAGCACACCATATATGAAGAATGGAGCTCCCACACAACACCAGCAG AGTTCTGATAAATTGAAGGATGGTGAAGGGCCCAAACAAGATCTTAGGAGCCGTGGACTATGTCTGGTTCCAATCTCAAGTACCTTCCCAGTTACAAATGAAACTGCAGCTGATTTCTGGACGCCTACGTTTGGGGAAACttacaggtag